A single window of [Clostridium] hylemonae DSM 15053 DNA harbors:
- a CDS encoding VOC family protein — MKFELPLLAVQDVEVSKKFYKELFEQEVVLDLGRNVTFSGGFAIQQDFAWLTDIDPDSVIRNSHNMELYFEVDDFDEFLNLLEKHKEVELVHSPKKHEWQQRVVRIYDPDYHMIEIGESMEVIAKRYLSQGLSVEEVSEIIQHPVEFVQQCL, encoded by the coding sequence ATGAAATTTGAATTACCTTTATTGGCGGTCCAGGATGTTGAAGTGTCCAAAAAATTTTACAAAGAGCTCTTTGAGCAGGAAGTTGTGTTAGATTTAGGCAGAAATGTGACTTTTAGCGGTGGGTTTGCGATACAACAAGATTTTGCATGGCTTACTGATATCGACCCTGACTCTGTTATTAGAAATTCACATAATATGGAGTTGTATTTTGAAGTAGATGATTTTGATGAGTTTTTAAACCTTTTGGAGAAGCATAAAGAAGTTGAGCTAGTACATTCTCCTAAGAAGCATGAATGGCAGCAAAGAGTCGTCAGGATCTATGACCCTGATTATCATATGATCGAGATTGGTGAATCAATGGAAGTGATTGCAAAACGTTATTTATCTCAAGGACTTTCTGTTGAGGAGGTATCAGAGATCATCCAACACCCTGTGGAATTTGTGCAGCAGTGTCTGTGA
- a CDS encoding DUF3788 domain-containing protein, with protein MYERMLDKQNRPAFDDMAAYCGKGMERFVRINEWLLNVCNTTQEISFPYGNNYGWAVAHRKKKKLICNVFAENGAFTVMIRLSNEQYHLIYDQMEKETKECIDNKYPCGDGGWLHYRVTGEAHYCDIQKMLEIKCAS; from the coding sequence ATGTATGAAAGAATGCTTGACAAACAGAATAGACCGGCATTTGATGACATGGCCGCGTACTGCGGCAAAGGTATGGAACGGTTTGTCCGAATAAATGAATGGTTGTTAAATGTATGTAATACTACGCAGGAGATTTCTTTTCCCTATGGAAATAACTATGGCTGGGCAGTTGCCCACAGAAAGAAGAAAAAGTTGATCTGCAATGTGTTTGCGGAGAATGGCGCCTTTACCGTTATGATCCGATTGTCAAATGAACAATATCATTTGATATATGATCAGATGGAGAAGGAAACGAAAGAATGTATCGACAATAAATATCCTTGTGGGGATGGCGGCTGGCTTCATTATCGAGTTACCGGTGAAGCTCATTATTGCGATATACAAAAGATGCTGGAAATAAAGTGTGCATCATAA
- the msrB gene encoding peptide-methionine (R)-S-oxide reductase MsrB has product MKKRWMISPGVGILAIIMTVLAGCSAAPHNTTNTKGDAGGSPAGKEEKMTVKEEDLHTIYLAGGCFWGLEAYMKKLPGVYDTDVGYANGTTEDPTYEEVCYKNTGHAETVKVVYDTSRISTEQILDGFFKVVDPTSVDRQGNDRGSQYRSGIYYTDEADKDVADAAVARQQENYKKKIATEVMPLDNFYLAEDYHQDYLDKNPGGYCHINLGDADEFIEEEGLGKTDLSSLIKAEDYPAPSDKDLKKKLTDIQYSVTQSGDTERPYTNEYTGQFDKGVYVDVVTGEPLFSSEDKFESGCGWPSFSKPLIPEVVTEKTDTQFNMTRTEVRSRAGDSHLGHVFEDGPAETGGLRYCINSASLRFIPYEDLEAEGYGYLLQIFE; this is encoded by the coding sequence ATGAAAAAAAGATGGATGATATCGCCGGGCGTGGGAATACTGGCTATCATTATGACGGTTTTGGCAGGCTGTTCCGCCGCGCCCCATAATACAACGAACACAAAAGGAGACGCCGGGGGATCGCCGGCAGGAAAGGAAGAAAAAATGACGGTAAAAGAAGAAGATCTGCATACGATTTATCTGGCCGGCGGCTGCTTCTGGGGGCTTGAGGCCTACATGAAAAAGCTGCCCGGCGTCTATGACACCGATGTGGGCTATGCAAATGGAACGACGGAAGATCCGACCTACGAGGAAGTGTGTTACAAGAACACAGGCCACGCGGAAACAGTCAAGGTAGTTTATGACACGTCCCGCATCTCGACGGAACAGATTTTAGACGGATTTTTTAAGGTGGTGGATCCTACCAGTGTCGACAGGCAGGGAAATGACAGAGGGAGCCAGTACCGCTCCGGCATCTACTATACGGATGAAGCCGATAAGGATGTTGCTGACGCCGCAGTTGCCAGACAGCAGGAGAACTATAAAAAGAAGATCGCCACCGAAGTGATGCCGCTCGATAACTTTTATCTGGCGGAAGATTACCATCAGGACTATCTGGATAAGAATCCGGGGGGATACTGCCACATCAATCTCGGCGATGCCGATGAATTCATTGAAGAAGAGGGTCTGGGTAAGACCGATCTGTCCAGCCTCATCAAAGCGGAAGATTACCCGGCGCCAAGCGACAAAGATCTGAAAAAGAAGCTGACAGATATTCAATACAGCGTCACCCAGTCAGGGGACACAGAGCGCCCTTATACGAACGAGTATACAGGCCAATTCGACAAGGGAGTCTATGTGGATGTGGTCACAGGAGAGCCGCTGTTCAGCTCAGAGGACAAGTTTGAGTCCGGCTGTGGCTGGCCCAGCTTTTCAAAGCCGCTCATTCCAGAGGTAGTGACGGAGAAAACCGACACACAATTCAACATGACACGGACAGAGGTGAGAAGCCGCGCCGGAGACTCCCATCTGGGCCATGTCTTTGAAGACGGTCCCGCCGAGACAGGAGGACTGCGTTACTGCATCAACAGCGCCTCCCTCCGTTTTATTCCGTATGAAGACTTAGAGGCCGAGGGATACGGATATCTGCTTCAGATTTTTGAATAG